One stretch of Emys orbicularis isolate rEmyOrb1 chromosome 7, rEmyOrb1.hap1, whole genome shotgun sequence DNA includes these proteins:
- the LOC135881388 gene encoding dual specificity protein phosphatase 13B-like isoform X1 — MGNFVKAPYLWSVLFSICNSNIYFKTRSVERREKRNEGGKMAFNSLCKDDLLRPRIRSALSLTPRSQSSYQTPPLTELQRLLWTHKPSTGHVNEVWPNLYVGDLYTARDKEQLRRMGITHIVNAAAGRFHIDTGAKFYRDLPVDYYGIEADDDPNFDLSIYFYQAARYIRAALNSPRGRVLVHCAMGISRSATLVLAFLMICENKTLVDAIQAVCKHRGVCPNSGFLKQLQELDMRLAREKGRGIDPLRL, encoded by the exons ATGGGCAATTTTGTAAAGGCTCCATATCTATGGTCAGTTTTGTTTTCTATCTGCAATTCCAACATTTATTTCAAGACTAGAAGTgtagagaggagagagaaaaggaatgAAGGAGGAAA AATGGCTTTCAATTCGTTATGCAAAGACGACTTGCTGCGCCCCAGGATACGAAGCGCTTTGAGCCTGACCCCCAGAAGCCAGAGCAGTTACCAAACGCCACCTCTGACAGAGCTTCAACGCCTGCTGTGGACACATAAACCTTCCACTGGCCACGTGAATGAAGTCTGGCCAAACCTCTACGTGGGAGACTT ATATACAGCTCGGGACAAAGAGCAGCTGCGCCGAATGGGTATCACCCACATTGTgaatgctgctgctggcagattTCACATTGACACTGGAGCTAAATTCTACAGAGACCTGCCTGTAGATTATTATGGAATAGAAGCTGATGATGATCCAAATTTTGATCTCAGCATTTACTTCTATCAAGCTGCCAGATATATAAGAGCAGCGCTGAATTCTCCAAGAG GCAGAGTATTAGTTCACTGTGCAATGGGGATCAGCCGATCAGCAACGCTTGTACTTGCTTTCTTAATGATCTGTGAAAACAAGACCCTTGTTGATGCAATTCAGGCTGTGTGTAAACATCGAGGGGTCTGTCCCAACTCTGGCTTCCTCAAGCAGCTTCAGGAACTAGACATGCGATTAGCgagggagaaaggaagaggaaTAGATCCCCTCAGACTTTAG